Below is a window of Zygotorulaspora mrakii chromosome 3, complete sequence DNA.
tttttcattgccCTGCGAAGCgataaaaatgcaatttaAGACATGATAGGGAAAAGTGACGATAATTCGatgcatcattttttgattgttaATTGATCATACCTCTCGTCCGGTTGAAGACCATAGATCTTATTTTAGTCATatattctatttttttccttcataATGGAATGCATACCAACGCTCTATCCCTCGGTGGAAGAATTTGCCAACCCCATTGAATACCTGTCAGAGCAGAAAATTAAAAGACTTGGTCATATTTATGGCATGATCAAACTAGTGCCACCACCTGGCTTCCGTCCACCGTTTTCTATAAATACAAGTGATTTTAAATTCAATGTCAGGGTGCAGAAATTATCGGAACTCAATATATCCAATAGGAGTAGGCTCTTCTTTATGAAGCAgatcaacaatttcaataGAACCAAGAGGGGGAAATCATGCAGTATAAAAAGACTTACCGaaccatattttttcacgGGCGAAGGtcaaaagatttatttCTACGACCTCTTTATTGAGATTGCAAAAAGCGGAAACGGCCACTCGTCAGGACAGGGAGATCAGAATCAACTTCCCAGACGGGGAAAGCGTACGAGGAGTGGTTCTCCAGACACATCTAGCCCTTTTTCTCTGCTCGACCTTAATGAGGTCGTAAATGATAGCTCATTATGGAAGAGAATTTCCCGAACTCTTCACACTCCTATCGACGAATTACAACatgctttcaaaaactatatttcaaattacTATGCATTTATTTCTAAACAAGTTAAAAATGGGGATTCCAATCTGTTTTCAAGACTTCTTTATCAGGACAAATACCCGAAATCTTTACTCAGTGATGACGAAAAATCATTATCTGAAAGCGACGACAGtgaggatgatgaaggCTGTGTAATATGCCATCGTTCGAATAACCCAACAAAAATTATTTTATGCGACTCATGTGATAGACCTTTCCATATTTCATGTCTATCTACTCCTTTGACGTCGGTATCAAAGGGCGACTGGATTTGCAATAATTGTATTATAGGAAATGGATATTATGGTTTTAGGGAAGAATCTCATGAATATACACTATCAGAATTCCGATCTCGCTGCAAcagtaaagaaaaagagctgACTAGTGATGTCAACACAGGTGAGAGGCTctccattgaaaaattagaagagaaattttggtATTTCGTCGATAACATGGAAGACTCAATAACCGTTAAATATGGTGCAGATGTAAATGGTACTTCTCCAGGAGAGATGACAGGATTTCCAACCGCAGAATATGTGCCCAGTAATTTAGATGAGGAGCAAAAGTACGAGCATAGCAAGTATTATAACCATCCAATGAATCTCATAAACCTGCCGAATGCAAAAGGTTCTCTACTACCAATGTTCGACAGGAGAATTTCAGGAATGACTATTCCCTGGATGTATGTCGGTTCAACGTTTTCTACCTTTTGCTGGCATTTGGAGGATCAATACACCTTAAGTGCAAACTATCAGCATGAAGGTGCCCCTAAAATATGGTATAGCATACCAGAATATTCGTGTGATAAATTTCAGAAGCTTATGAGAGATGTGGCTCCTGACCTTTTCGAGAAGCAACCAGATTTAATGCATCAATTAGTGACCTTAATATCTCCCTACGACAGACGCTTCAAAGAGGCCAAAATCAAGTGCTTCAAGGCTGTGCAGAATCCAAACGAATACATAATCACGTTTCCCAAATGTTACCATGCTGGATTCAACAGCGGCTACAATTTCAATGAAGCGGTTAATTTCACCCTTGACTCGTGGGTTCCTTACGGTATTGAGGCTATATCAGATTATCAAAACACCGGTAAACAATGCGTTTTTGATATGTTTGAGCTTATGATGAATATATTGAACAGTTATTTAGCAGGGAACTCAAAATTCCAGGAGTCTCTGGTTAGAACATGCTATTCCGAGCTGTTGAACgcattgaattcaaagatcaagatgatCAACCATATATCGGGAGTAATACCAAATAAGTCGTACTCAAATAGAGTGTTAGAATGTAGATCGAAGCAATTCAGTTTGCCTTCGcccaaaaaagaaaaggatgaGCAAAACTTAATTAGTGAGAGTGCCGCTCTGCTTGAAGAGAGCCGTGAGGAGGAAGAGTACGATGTGTATTGTAATAAATGCGGTACGATCTGCTTTTTAGCATTTGTAGCGCACTACAAGAACCCCCACAGACTTAAGAAGAGAAGACTACTATCTTACACTCCCAAAAAACTTAATGAGTTAGCGGATGGCAGAGAACTTGAAATCCTCTGCCTCAAAGATTACCATGAACTGGTTGAAAAAACatatcttgaagaaaatgaatgtCAAGCAGAAGATGAAAGTAATGAGCCTTTTGAGAATGACGAATTGGTTTACTTGAGAAATTCACAGGAAGTGGAAGATATATTACGGGTGGCAAGTAAAAAGATAGACCATTTCAGGATTTGAAGGTTAAAAATGATCGCTGAGGTGCTACCTCTTAGTTAGCTGTTATTATGCATTTGACCCAATATATTTCCTCATTTATGTGTACCTCCAGCTGATATTTTAATTATTTAGACCCTTGATGACATATATGCCTTTCTTGATTGTAACATGCTTTTTGATTGTGGGCGATATTGCGCGATGCATCACTTTTAATAATTTCTTGATCTCATGCTCTAAAAAGACGGGTGAAAGAGAGAGGATTACGAATTAGTTCGAGTAACGATGGCCACCATATCGTCATCCAACGGTCTGTTTTTGAGGGTCGCCTTCCTGTTTGCATTGGCCTATTTTTGCTTTATAGATGTTAGCAAGATTTTGGAGAGTTCCTacttcttgttcttcacCCACGCAATGAATCTGCCCGGTCTTCTGTTGTCAAAAACTAGTGCTCAGGTCGGAATCTTTGGTCTATTATTTCTACTTTTGGCACTTCATGATTTGGTACCATTAGTAGAAAACAACAAAgcatatttcaattccGTGGTTCCTATAAGATTGATGgtcttttttgttttaaCCGCAATGTCATATTTATGGGAATCCAATCTTTATGTTCACAATAACGTTGTCTTTACTTATTCTTTTGTGGAAGTTTGGATCAATTTTGTTGTTTTAGGTGCTctgagagaagaaaagaacaatGATATGGCAAGGTTCCACCCTATAGAGGCTGAGGAAGAACTAGAAGACACAGATCCTATTTTAACAGACACtaatgaaattgaacaattGCTTGAAGTTACTTCTGCCGAAGAAAGTCAATGAGCGATTA
It encodes the following:
- the JHD2 gene encoding histone demethylase (similar to Saccharomyces cerevisiae JHD2 (YJR119C); ancestral locus Anc_7.505): MECIPTLYPSVEEFANPIEYLSEQKIKRLGHIYGMIKLVPPPGFRPPFSINTSDFKFNVRVQKLSELNISNRSRLFFMKQINNFNRTKRGKSCSIKRLTEPYFFTGEGQKIYFYDLFIEIAKSGNGHSSGQGDQNQLPRRGKRTRSGSPDTSSPFSLLDLNEVVNDSSLWKRISRTLHTPIDELQHAFKNYISNYYAFISKQVKNGDSNLFSRLLYQDKYPKSLLSDDEKSLSESDDSEDDEGCVICHRSNNPTKIILCDSCDRPFHISCLSTPLTSVSKGDWICNNCIIGNGYYGFREESHEYTLSEFRSRCNSKEKELTSDVNTGERLSIEKLEEKFWYFVDNMEDSITVKYGADVNGTSPGEMTGFPTAEYVPSNLDEEQKYEHSKYYNHPMNLINLPNAKGSLLPMFDRRISGMTIPWMYVGSTFSTFCWHLEDQYTLSANYQHEGAPKIWYSIPEYSCDKFQKLMRDVAPDLFEKQPDLMHQLVTLISPYDRRFKEAKIKCFKAVQNPNEYIITFPKCYHAGFNSGYNFNEAVNFTLDSWVPYGIEAISDYQNTGKQCVFDMFELMMNILNSYLAGNSKFQESLVRTCYSELLNALNSKIKMINHISGVIPNKSYSNRVLECRSKQFSLPSPKKEKDEQNLISESAALLEESREEEEYDVYCNKCGTICFLAFVAHYKNPHRLKKRRLLSYTPKKLNELADGRELEILCLKDYHELVEKTYLEENECQAEDESNEPFENDELVYLRNSQEVEDILRVASKKIDHFRI
- the ILM1 gene encoding Ilm1p (similar to Saccharomyces cerevisiae ILM1 (YJR118C); ancestral locus Anc_7.504), encoding MATISSSNGLFLRVAFLFALAYFCFIDVSKILESSYFLFFTHAMNLPGLLLSKTSAQVGIFGLLFLLLALHDLVPLVENNKAYFNSVVPIRLMVFFVLTAMSYLWESNLYVHNNVVFTYSFVEVWINFVVLGALREEKNNDMARFHPIEAEEELEDTDPILTDTNEIEQLLEVTSAEESQ